One window of the Methanocaldococcus vulcanius M7 genome contains the following:
- a CDS encoding FUN14 domain-containing protein, translated as MIFMDFTQFIPDIGSGFVIGFVIGWAAKKAIKIVAFLIGIYILSLLYLAKIGVISINKEAFSALLGNLENSLLVFGDKIVGLVHSLSFGTSFLVGFGLGFKKG; from the coding sequence GTGATTTTTATGGATTTTACACAGTTTATACCTGACATTGGTAGTGGATTTGTTATAGGGTTTGTTATTGGGTGGGCTGCAAAAAAAGCCATTAAAATAGTTGCCTTTTTGATAGGAATCTATATATTGTCCTTGCTATATTTGGCTAAAATAGGAGTTATTAGTATAAATAAAGAGGCATTTTCAGCATTACTTGGAAATCTTGAGAACTCACTATTGGTTTTTGGAGATAAAATTGTTGGACTTGTCCATTCGCTTTCATTTGGAACATCTTTCCTTGTTGGTTTTGGGTTGGGATTCAAAAAAGGATAG
- a CDS encoding DUF555 domain-containing protein, with product MPNYHVTLQAAYIVRNVDDVEDAISVTISQIGKMLNKEGLNYVDIDIGLTICPKCGELVDCVLVVARTALVGVLLSMKVFNAESPEHAIRIAKATVGKVLRNIPLEPVDVVELEEE from the coding sequence ATGCCAAATTATCATGTGACATTGCAAGCAGCATATATTGTGAGAAATGTTGACGATGTAGAAGATGCAATAAGCGTAACGATCTCTCAAATTGGAAAAATGCTTAATAAAGAGGGGTTAAATTACGTTGACATTGATATAGGGCTTACGATATGTCCGAAATGTGGAGAACTTGTAGATTGCGTTTTAGTTGTGGCAAGAACGGCCTTGGTTGGTGTTCTACTATCTATGAAGGTGTTTAATGCAGAAAGTCCAGAACATGCCATTAGAATAGCAAAAGCCACTGTTGGAAAAGTCCTAAGAAACATTCCATTAGAACCCGTAGATGTCGTTGAATTAGAAGAAGAATAA
- a CDS encoding flippase, whose protein sequence is MSYKERAIKGIGWNFLLLILAAPIGYLVRMLYANEIPKLEVGLFYAVLDFCCMVAIFKDLGLSAALVRFIPKFLHENKRNLVKSAIISVGILQSSVSLIITILIVLLAPFIAEFYINNKGQFTGHLSLVIDVLIILSIGYWFQSIMDVISNSIQGFQNQKYYGTINFVRIFLILILSLIFIYVFGMHSVFAPTYAYTLVPILMIFIYGYIFIKKIFPEFFKEEFLFSKKLIKELFSYGLPVMIGGAGSLVLGYVDGICLTYFTGLNAVADYRNVAMPTVSILGYFASAVGAVLFPMSSELWEKGYKEALGYGVERICLYSFVLVLPMAILMAYFPEVIINLFFNPQYLSAVPAIRILSLGTIFMTLNRIGFTVLNGIGKPNFSTKILYFGATFNLIFNILLIPKLGIVGASITTVFGYFLMWILQTWYLSKFLNYSFLTKKWILVVLVGIFSLIPLVLMTKIINNVVLQLIVGSVVYFGIYLIGILGLRIIDLKEIYNIIYKIINKLRGFK, encoded by the coding sequence TTGAGTTATAAAGAGAGGGCAATAAAAGGAATTGGCTGGAATTTTTTACTTTTAATCTTAGCAGCTCCAATTGGATATTTGGTTAGAATGCTCTATGCCAACGAAATTCCAAAGTTAGAGGTTGGTCTATTCTATGCTGTTTTGGACTTTTGTTGTATGGTTGCTATTTTTAAGGATTTGGGGCTAAGTGCTGCATTAGTGAGGTTTATTCCAAAATTTTTACATGAGAATAAGAGAAATTTAGTTAAATCAGCAATAATTAGCGTAGGGATTTTACAAAGTTCTGTTTCTTTAATTATAACAATTTTAATAGTTTTATTAGCTCCGTTTATTGCCGAATTTTATATAAATAATAAAGGGCAATTTACTGGACATCTGAGCTTAGTTATTGATGTTTTGATTATTTTGAGTATTGGATATTGGTTTCAGAGTATTATGGACGTTATCTCCAATTCTATACAAGGTTTTCAAAATCAAAAGTATTATGGAACAATAAATTTTGTTAGAATTTTTTTAATTTTGATATTATCACTCATATTTATTTACGTTTTTGGAATGCATAGTGTTTTTGCTCCAACTTATGCTTATACATTAGTTCCAATTTTAATGATTTTTATATATGGCTACATATTTATTAAAAAGATTTTTCCAGAATTTTTTAAAGAGGAATTTTTATTTTCAAAGAAATTAATTAAGGAGTTATTTTCCTATGGGTTGCCTGTTATGATAGGCGGTGCTGGAAGTTTAGTTTTAGGGTATGTTGATGGAATTTGTTTAACTTATTTTACTGGCTTAAATGCTGTTGCTGATTATAGAAATGTTGCTATGCCGACTGTCTCTATATTAGGTTATTTTGCCTCTGCTGTTGGTGCTGTTCTATTTCCTATGAGTTCTGAGTTGTGGGAGAAGGGCTATAAAGAGGCGTTAGGTTATGGAGTTGAGAGAATTTGTCTATATTCTTTTGTTTTAGTTCTACCAATGGCAATATTGATGGCTTACTTTCCAGAGGTTATTATAAATTTGTTCTTTAATCCGCAATATTTATCAGCTGTTCCAGCTATAAGAATTTTAAGTTTGGGAACAATTTTTATGACACTAAATAGGATTGGATTCACAGTTTTGAATGGTATTGGAAAGCCAAATTTTTCAACTAAGATTTTATATTTTGGAGCTACTTTTAATTTAATATTTAATATTTTATTGATCCCCAAGTTAGGAATTGTTGGGGCGTCCATAACTACTGTTTTTGGATATTTTTTAATGTGGATTTTACAGACGTGGTATTTAAGTAAATTTTTAAATTATTCATTTTTAACTAAAAAGTGGATTTTGGTCGTTTTAGTTGGGATTTTTAGTTTGATTCCTTTGGTGTTAATGACGAAAATTATAAATAATGTTGTTTTACAATTGATTGTTGGTAGTGTTGTGTATTTTGGAATTTATTTAATTGGGATTTTAGGGTTAAGAATAATTGATTTGAAAGAAATCTATAATATAATATACAAAATAATAAATAAACTTAGGGGATTTAAATGA
- the rfaE2 gene encoding D-glycero-beta-D-manno-heptose 1-phosphate adenylyltransferase codes for MIIEDRKLLENIVKELKNQNLKIVFTNGCFDIIHRGHVEYLNKAKKLGDILIVGINSDKSIKKIKGNKRPIIPLYSRVYVLDNLKAVDFVVPFDEETPINLIKIIKPDVHVKGGDYREEDLPEAEIVKSYGGEIKIIPLIEGFSTTKIINWILEKYK; via the coding sequence ATGATAATTGAGGATAGAAAATTATTGGAAAATATAGTTAAAGAACTAAAAAACCAGAATTTAAAGATTGTCTTTACTAACGGATGTTTTGATATAATCCATAGAGGGCATGTAGAGTATTTAAATAAGGCAAAAAAGCTGGGGGATATTTTAATAGTTGGGATAAATTCAGATAAATCCATAAAAAAGATAAAAGGGAATAAAAGACCTATAATTCCTCTATATTCAAGGGTTTATGTTTTAGATAACTTAAAGGCAGTTGATTTTGTAGTTCCTTTTGATGAAGAGACACCAATAAACTTGATAAAAATTATCAAACCAGATGTTCATGTAAAAGGAGGGGATTATAGAGAGGAGGATTTACCAGAAGCAGAGATTGTTAAAAGTTATGGTGGAGAAATAAAAATAATTCCTTTAATTGAAGGGTTCTCAACAACAAAAATAATTAACTGGATTTTAGAAAAATACAAATAA
- a CDS encoding D-glycero-alpha-D-manno-heptose-1,7-bisphosphate 7-phosphatase, with translation MNIRQNPSDFVTQSSASRAIFLDRDGVINKRLIDDYVKKIEEFELLPKVREALIEFKKMGYLLIVVTNQQGIAKGIMTEEDLKVIHDYMLKLLPEIDDIFYCPHLEGTCNCRKPRNGMLLKAKEKWNIDFKKSWMIGDSERDIICGKSVGCKTIRILYDDEETTEADFIAKSLYDCVEIIKKKISRL, from the coding sequence ATGAATATCAGACAAAATCCTTCGGATTTTGTAACTCAAAGCTCCGCTTCGAGAGCAATTTTTTTGGATAGAGATGGAGTTATCAATAAACGACTAATTGATGACTATGTTAAAAAAATAGAGGAATTTGAATTACTGCCAAAAGTTAGAGAGGCGTTAATTGAATTTAAAAAAATGGGTTATTTATTGATAGTTGTAACCAATCAGCAGGGAATTGCCAAAGGAATTATGACAGAAGAAGATTTAAAGGTTATTCATGACTATATGCTTAAATTATTGCCTGAGATTGACGATATTTTTTACTGCCCACATTTGGAGGGAACATGTAATTGTAGAAAGCCAAGAAATGGTATGCTTTTAAAAGCAAAGGAAAAGTGGAATATCGATTTTAAAAAAAGTTGGATGATTGGAGATAGTGAGAGAGATATAATTTGTGGAAAGAGTGTTGGTTGTAAGACAATAAGAATTCTCTATGATGATGAAGAAACAACAGAAGCAGATTTTATTGCTAAAAGTTTATATGATTGTGTTGAAATTATAAAAAAGAAGATTTCAAGACTTTAG
- a CDS encoding DUF5400 domain-containing protein codes for MGQVITLVSLSVIFGAMLSGFATFRLTGMRLMPHFISLILAFLLTLASLIIPNSIVFYLAVIFQILSALTICPTICNILKTQFQNTGIYSAHLALMGMLLVLAIGNALGIR; via the coding sequence ATGGGACAAGTAATTACATTAGTATCTCTCTCAGTTATATTTGGAGCAATGCTTTCCGGCTTTGCTACATTTAGATTGACTGGAATGAGATTAATGCCTCATTTTATTTCTTTAATATTGGCATTTTTATTAACTCTTGCGTCTTTAATCATTCCTAATAGTATAGTTTTCTATTTGGCAGTAATTTTCCAAATATTAAGTGCATTAACTATTTGTCCGACGATATGCAACATTTTAAAAACCCAATTTCAAAATACAGGGATTTATTCTGCACACTTGGCTTTAATGGGAATGTTGCTTGTTCTTGCCATTGGAAACGCTTTGGGAATTAGGTAA
- a CDS encoding bifunctional heptose 7-phosphate kinase/heptose 1-phosphate adenyltransferase, with protein MIIVLGEVMLDKYTYGKVERINPEAPVPILNVVEERYTLGGAGNVANNIASLKHDVFLISISNNDEFGKCIEELCNENNIRYCFVSDGRPTIVKHRFVAMGYNQQLLRVDYEKICPIDNNLAKKILEVVKNLNGKSDILIISDYAKGLITKELIDGIKKEFNGKILVDPKPKNIGFYKDVYLIKPNLKEASQILGREIENRDDELEKAGLELVDKYNSNFVITRSEKGATLITLNGEIFHIPTEVKEVHDVSGAGDTFIAVLGYALEKGYDLVDAVKLANKASSIVVGKVGTATVSLEELFD; from the coding sequence ATGATAATTGTTTTAGGAGAAGTTATGCTTGACAAATACACATATGGAAAAGTTGAGAGGATAAATCCTGAAGCTCCAGTTCCGATATTAAACGTGGTTGAGGAAAGATATACATTAGGAGGAGCTGGAAACGTTGCAAACAATATTGCCTCTTTAAAGCATGATGTATTTTTGATAAGTATTTCTAACAACGATGAATTTGGAAAATGTATTGAAGAGTTATGCAATGAAAATAATATCAGATACTGCTTTGTTTCTGATGGAAGACCAACGATAGTAAAGCATAGATTTGTTGCTATGGGTTATAATCAGCAATTGCTCAGGGTTGATTATGAAAAAATTTGTCCAATAGATAATAACTTAGCTAAAAAAATTTTGGAAGTTGTTAAAAATCTCAATGGAAAATCAGATATATTAATAATCTCTGATTATGCGAAAGGATTAATTACAAAAGAGCTTATTGATGGCATAAAAAAAGAATTTAATGGAAAAATATTGGTTGATCCAAAACCAAAAAACATCGGCTTTTATAAGGATGTTTATTTAATAAAACCAAATCTAAAAGAGGCATCTCAAATTTTAGGAAGGGAAATAGAAAATAGAGACGATGAGTTGGAAAAAGCTGGATTGGAATTGGTCGATAAATACAATTCAAACTTTGTTATAACAAGGAGTGAAAAAGGAGCTACCTTAATAACTCTTAATGGAGAAATCTTCCATATTCCGACAGAAGTCAAAGAGGTTCATGATGTTTCTGGAGCTGGGGATACATTTATTGCTGTCTTGGGATATGCATTAGAGAAGGGTTATGATTTAGTTGATGCGGTTAAATTGGCAAATAAGGCAAGTTCAATTGTTGTTGGAAAAGTTGGAACTGCAACAGTTAGTTTGGAAGAGTTGTTTGATTAA
- a CDS encoding nucleotide sugar dehydrogenase gives MKKISVIGTGYVGLIQAVGLAEFGFDVVGIDIDESKVRALNRGECPLFEEGLEELLKKHVNKKLTFTTSYEPIKDSDVIFLCVGTPQDKDGNADLRFLFSAVEKIKETIDKDDYKVIVIKSTVPVGTNRKVKELLKEYNVDVVSNPEFLREGIAVYDFFNPERIVLGFENLENKKPIRTMEDVYKYFKEKNIPFVITNWETAELIKYASNAFLATKISFVNELAKLADKVKANIKTISYAMGLDPRIGNKFLNAGIGYGGSCFHPDEVLFIDRGRGLECITFKELFELEDKDDIKVLSFDGEKLSLKKLKLASKRYYNDDLITLRFNLGREIKITKDHPVVILEDRNLKVKLAEDVKEGDKVILPYGNFGEEQEIEIDILEELSKTDLIEKVWIHNKDLVINEFNIIKLYLSNKYPHDVKRNGTIRSKDILLIKEILDKYGSKNRLFTARSKSTTIPYKIKIDKDFARLMGYYLSEGWISKDYGRNGVVRKRIGLCFGIHEEEYINDVKNILNKLGIKYIEKIKDGSHSIIISSKILAYVFENILNCGINCYNKNIPPQIFNSKEEIKWEFLKGLFRGDGGIVRLNNDKNLNIEFATVSKKMAHSLLILLQSLGIVASVKKCYNNKSTTMAYIIRINGLEQVKKIGELFGRKWENYKDIVENYKRNIKPLGYSKSDNFAILEVKEIIKEHYSGYVYSVETENSLLITSYGILIHNCFPKDVKALIKQFENNNIEPILIKATDIVNEEQIKWFFEKIKNYYGNLNGKTFAVLGLAFKPNTDDLRESRAIKLIDMLLESGAIVKGFDYVEKARENTANMYKLDKSKGFYGYNLYVLDDLYETVKDVDGIIITVEYNKFNEEDWKKIGNLVKEKIIFDGRNILDVEKVKKLGFKYYGVGYDI, from the coding sequence ATGAAAAAGATTTCAGTTATTGGAACGGGTTATGTGGGTTTAATACAGGCGGTTGGTTTGGCTGAGTTTGGTTTTGATGTTGTTGGAATTGATATTGATGAATCAAAAGTTAGAGCGTTAAATAGGGGAGAGTGTCCGTTATTTGAAGAGGGCTTAGAAGAGTTATTAAAAAAGCATGTAAATAAAAAATTAACTTTTACCACTTCCTATGAACCGATAAAAGATTCAGATGTTATTTTTTTGTGTGTTGGAACTCCGCAAGATAAAGATGGAAATGCCGATTTAAGGTTTTTATTTTCAGCAGTAGAAAAAATAAAAGAAACAATTGATAAAGATGACTATAAAGTTATTGTTATAAAATCAACTGTTCCAGTGGGGACAAATAGGAAAGTTAAAGAGCTTTTAAAGGAGTATAATGTTGATGTTGTCTCAAATCCTGAATTTTTGAGAGAGGGGATTGCTGTCTATGATTTCTTTAATCCAGAAAGGATTGTTTTAGGATTTGAAAATTTAGAGAATAAAAAGCCAATAAGGACTATGGAGGATGTTTATAAATACTTTAAAGAGAAAAATATTCCATTTGTTATAACCAATTGGGAAACAGCAGAGTTGATAAAATATGCTTCAAACGCTTTCTTAGCCACAAAAATATCATTTGTTAATGAGTTGGCAAAGTTAGCTGATAAGGTTAAAGCTAATATAAAAACAATAAGCTATGCTATGGGATTAGATCCAAGAATTGGGAATAAGTTCTTAAATGCTGGAATTGGTTATGGAGGGAGTTGCTTCCACCCAGATGAAGTTTTATTTATAGATAGAGGTAGAGGTTTAGAATGCATAACATTCAAAGAATTATTTGAATTAGAGGATAAAGATGATATAAAGGTTCTATCCTTTGATGGAGAAAAATTATCTTTAAAAAAGCTAAAATTAGCATCAAAAAGATATTATAACGATGATTTAATTACTTTGAGATTCAATTTAGGTAGAGAAATAAAGATAACAAAAGATCATCCAGTTGTGATTTTAGAAGATAGAAACTTAAAAGTTAAATTAGCAGAGGATGTTAAAGAAGGGGATAAGGTAATTTTACCTTATGGAAACTTTGGAGAAGAACAGGAAATAGAGATAGATATCTTAGAAGAACTCAGTAAGACAGACCTTATTGAAAAAGTTTGGATACACAATAAGGATTTGGTAATTAATGAATTTAACATTATAAAACTATACTTATCAAACAAATATCCTCATGATGTTAAAAGAAATGGAACAATAAGATCTAAGGATATACTACTAATAAAAGAAATCTTAGATAAATATGGTTCAAAAAATAGGTTATTCACTGCAAGAAGCAAATCAACAACAATTCCATATAAAATAAAAATAGATAAAGATTTTGCACGACTGATGGGTTATTATCTATCAGAAGGTTGGATATCTAAGGATTATGGAAGAAATGGAGTCGTAAGGAAGAGAATTGGATTATGTTTTGGTATTCATGAAGAGGAATATATCAACGATGTTAAAAACATATTAAACAAATTAGGTATAAAATACATAGAAAAAATAAAAGACGGTTCTCATTCAATCATCATCTCCTCAAAAATATTGGCTTATGTGTTTGAAAATATCTTAAACTGCGGAATTAACTGTTATAATAAAAATATTCCTCCACAGATATTTAATTCAAAGGAAGAAATAAAATGGGAGTTCTTAAAAGGTCTTTTTAGAGGAGATGGCGGAATTGTAAGGTTAAATAATGACAAAAATCTAAATATTGAATTTGCAACTGTCAGTAAAAAAATGGCTCATTCCTTGTTGATATTACTGCAATCGTTGGGTATTGTAGCATCCGTGAAAAAATGCTATAACAACAAATCAACAACTATGGCTTATATTATAAGAATTAATGGATTAGAACAAGTCAAGAAAATCGGAGAGTTATTTGGTAGAAAATGGGAGAATTATAAAGATATCGTAGAGAACTACAAAAGAAACATAAAACCATTAGGTTATAGTAAATCAGATAACTTCGCTATATTAGAGGTTAAAGAAATTATAAAAGAGCATTATAGCGGTTATGTGTATAGCGTAGAAACAGAAAATTCTCTACTCATAACATCTTATGGAATATTAATCCATAATTGCTTCCCAAAAGATGTCAAAGCATTGATAAAACAATTTGAAAATAACAACATAGAGCCGATATTAATAAAAGCTACCGATATAGTTAATGAAGAGCAAATAAAATGGTTCTTTGAAAAGATTAAGAATTATTATGGAAATTTAAATGGAAAAACCTTTGCTGTATTGGGCTTGGCATTTAAACCAAATACTGATGATTTGAGGGAAAGTAGAGCAATAAAATTGATTGATATGCTTTTAGAGAGTGGGGCTATTGTTAAGGGCTTTGATTATGTTGAAAAGGCAAGAGAAAACACTGCTAACATGTATAAGTTAGATAAATCAAAAGGATTTTATGGCTACAACTTGTATGTATTGGATGATTTATATGAGACAGTTAAAGATGTGGATGGAATAATAATAACTGTTGAATATAACAAGTTCAATGAAGAGGATTGGAAAAAGATTGGAAATTTAGTTAAAGAAAAAATCATATTTGATGGAAGAAATATCTTAGATGTTGAAAAAGTTAAAAAACTTGGATTTAAATATTATGGAGTTGGTTATGATATTTAA
- the argB gene encoding acetylglutamate kinase, giving the protein MIKRIEKAEVLMEALPFIQKFHGKVFVVKYGGHAMIDEKAKNWTAQDVVLLKYVGINPVVVHGGGPEINKAMEKMGKKPEFVHGLRITDEETLDIVEMVLAGKINGDIVSKLSKFGGKAVGLSGKSGRIILAKKKLKKIKTDKGEEIEVDLGRVGETVEVNTDLLEILINNNYIPVVSPIGLDERGEAYNLNADTVAGDIAGALKAEKLILITDVDGIMDDINDPNTIHKRLTVSEVKKMIEDGRIKGGMIPKVESALYALDHGVKSVHIINGKIPHALLLEIFTEEGIGTMITKD; this is encoded by the coding sequence ATGATTAAAAGAATAGAAAAAGCGGAAGTTTTGATGGAGGCCTTGCCATTTATTCAAAAATTCCATGGAAAAGTATTTGTAGTAAAGTATGGTGGACATGCAATGATAGATGAAAAAGCGAAGAATTGGACAGCTCAGGATGTGGTTCTCTTAAAGTATGTTGGTATAAACCCAGTGGTAGTTCATGGAGGAGGACCTGAGATAAATAAAGCAATGGAAAAAATGGGAAAAAAACCAGAGTTTGTTCATGGGTTAAGGATCACTGATGAGGAGACATTGGATATTGTTGAAATGGTATTAGCCGGGAAAATAAATGGAGATATTGTATCAAAACTATCCAAATTCGGAGGAAAAGCAGTTGGGTTATCTGGAAAATCTGGAAGAATAATTTTGGCTAAGAAAAAACTAAAAAAAATAAAAACTGATAAAGGGGAGGAGATAGAAGTTGATCTTGGAAGAGTGGGAGAGACAGTTGAAGTAAATACAGATCTACTTGAAATATTGATAAATAATAACTACATCCCTGTTGTTTCTCCAATAGGGCTGGATGAAAGGGGGGAGGCATATAATTTAAATGCCGATACAGTGGCAGGAGATATAGCTGGAGCTTTGAAGGCGGAAAAATTGATATTGATAACCGATGTTGATGGAATAATGGATGATATAAACGATCCAAATACAATTCATAAAAGATTAACCGTATCAGAAGTAAAAAAGATGATTGAGGATGGAAGAATAAAGGGAGGTATGATCCCAAAAGTAGAAAGTGCGTTATATGCGTTAGATCATGGAGTTAAAAGTGTCCATATTATAAATGGAAAGATACCTCATGCCTTGTTGTTGGAGATATTTACAGAAGAGGGAATTGGGACTATGATAACAAAGGATTAA
- the gmhA gene encoding D-sedoheptulose 7-phosphate isomerase, whose translation MKKYFEESANVKLKFIEENEEKLKKAIEVIYNALKNGNKILICGNGGSAADSQHFAAEIVGRFKLERKGLPAIALTTDTSILTAIGNDYGFDKIFERQVEALGKEGDVLVGISTSGNSENVIKAVNKAKEMGIYTIGLLGKGGGKLKDIVDLALIVPSNNTARIQECHLTIYHVICEEVEKRLFG comes from the coding sequence ATGAAAAAGTATTTCGAGGAAAGTGCAAATGTGAAACTAAAATTCATCGAAGAAAATGAGGAAAAGTTAAAAAAAGCTATTGAAGTTATATATAATGCATTAAAAAATGGAAATAAAATTTTAATTTGTGGAAATGGGGGGAGTGCAGCTGACTCTCAGCATTTTGCCGCTGAGATTGTAGGAAGGTTTAAGTTAGAAAGGAAGGGGCTACCTGCAATTGCATTAACAACTGATACCTCGATTTTAACAGCTATAGGAAATGATTATGGTTTTGATAAGATTTTTGAGAGGCAAGTTGAGGCATTAGGAAAAGAAGGAGATGTTTTGGTCGGTATATCAACAAGTGGGAACTCAGAGAATGTTATAAAGGCAGTTAATAAAGCAAAGGAAATGGGGATTTATACAATTGGCTTATTAGGGAAAGGTGGAGGAAAGTTAAAGGATATTGTTGATTTGGCCTTAATAGTTCCTTCTAATAACACAGCAAGGATACAAGAGTGTCATCTAACAATTTATCATGTAATATGTGAGGAGGTTGAGAAGAGGTTATTTGGTTAA
- a CDS encoding phosphoadenosine phosphosulfate reductase domain-containing protein, whose protein sequence is MKTYLGKIHLKWCKNCNVPLLGNKCEVCGSKAEKVKITPPGDPRLGFEYDIKFVNSILEETFGVKNIIGGKIILLNKLPGNEESYEVILDGEVKYIIYFDENEEKWKPKLKLSGAFDLMEKGARKKIIKIKQDVVDILKNKKGCILRPGIIEYTDDINEKDDVIIVDENENVVGVGLAIISSKKIDEISKGKVIKVRSFIGKDNKIFSPKRSYKSLNEAFKVMVEANEGVISTYERNSIGFIRNISQKLNKPVIVAFSGGKDSLTTLILAIKALEKNFDVVFVDTGLEFEETLKNVEEVEKEYGIKITRLKGENFWEKIKEYGIPARDYRWCSDVCKLNPLKTFIEEKYKEDVLSFVGIRKYESFNRAHKKVVYRNTYIKRQINALPIFHWSSLHVWIYLLREKAPYNKLYEKGFDRIGCFICPAMEMGEINKIKKEFKDLWDKWESVLREYAEKHGLGEDWIKKGLWRWKHKIQEEKAS, encoded by the coding sequence ATGAAAACATACTTAGGAAAGATCCACTTAAAATGGTGCAAAAATTGCAATGTTCCATTATTGGGAAATAAATGCGAAGTTTGTGGTTCAAAGGCAGAGAAAGTGAAAATAACACCCCCCGGAGATCCGAGATTGGGATTTGAATATGACATAAAATTTGTAAACAGCATATTAGAAGAGACCTTTGGAGTAAAAAACATTATTGGCGGAAAAATCATCCTACTTAATAAACTTCCAGGAAATGAAGAGAGTTATGAGGTTATTTTAGATGGAGAAGTTAAATACATAATATACTTTGATGAAAACGAAGAAAAATGGAAACCAAAACTAAAATTAAGTGGAGCATTTGATCTAATGGAAAAAGGAGCAAGAAAAAAAATTATAAAAATAAAACAAGATGTTGTAGATATTTTAAAAAATAAGAAAGGATGTATATTAAGACCAGGTATTATAGAGTATACTGACGATATAAATGAAAAAGACGATGTGATAATAGTTGATGAAAACGAAAATGTTGTTGGAGTTGGATTAGCAATAATTTCTTCTAAAAAAATCGATGAAATCAGTAAAGGGAAAGTGATTAAAGTAAGATCATTTATTGGAAAAGATAATAAAATATTTTCTCCAAAAAGATCATACAAAAGTTTAAATGAAGCATTTAAAGTAATGGTAGAGGCCAATGAGGGTGTTATTTCAACATATGAGAGGAATTCCATTGGATTTATAAGAAATATTTCTCAAAAGTTAAATAAACCCGTCATAGTAGCATTCTCCGGAGGAAAAGATAGTTTAACAACATTAATATTAGCTATTAAAGCGTTAGAAAAAAATTTTGACGTAGTATTTGTTGATACTGGCTTAGAATTTGAAGAAACATTAAAAAATGTTGAAGAAGTGGAAAAGGAGTATGGTATAAAAATAACAAGATTAAAAGGAGAAAACTTCTGGGAAAAAATTAAAGAATATGGAATTCCAGCAAGAGATTACAGGTGGTGTTCTGATGTGTGCAAGTTAAATCCCTTAAAAACATTTATTGAAGAAAAATATAAAGAAGATGTTCTATCGTTTGTTGGAATTAGAAAGTATGAAAGCTTTAACCGAGCACATAAAAAAGTTGTTTATAGAAACACGTACATAAAGAGGCAGATAAATGCTCTCCCGATATTCCATTGGAGTTCGCTACACGTTTGGATCTATCTACTTAGAGAAAAAGCTCCCTACAACAAACTCTATGAGAAGGGCTTTGATAGGATAGGATGTTTTATATGTCCAGCTATGGAGATGGGGGAGATAAATAAAATAAAAAAAGAATTTAAGGATTTATGGGATAAGTGGGAAAGTGTTTTAAGAGAATATGCAGAAAAACATGGATTGGGAGAAGATTGGATAAAAAAAGGATTATGGAGATGGAAACATAAGATCCAAGAAGAAAAGGCAAGTTAA